The following proteins are encoded in a genomic region of Xenopus laevis strain J_2021 chromosome 3L, Xenopus_laevis_v10.1, whole genome shotgun sequence:
- the pde3a.L gene encoding cGMP-inhibited 3',5'-cyclic phosphodiesterase A isoform X2: MAAPSLLYQIHRGAPCINISSYIWDLGLEYFPMDLLMGHSEWEHKRGSRGSQSSGTSITVDIAVMGEAHGLITDLLADPSLPPHVCTSLRAVSNLLSTQLTFQPIHKPRLSPVVSFNDNYTCSDSEEGSEKGEKMTIPKRLRRSFPTGLLRRVSSTWTTTTSATGMPTLEPAPVRRDRSGSIKPLDPSLSSNPDSWHNSLLLKSRPYSPSLVISNTNHVNPKRRQGIPPNISPLTSPCQSPIQGTPAASPTVKTGPVQFSDCSELSRPNLHKVLISSKSAPDIPEPLQGPTLVCTSCGRSYSPVNPSDGALNPNEVPHSQNRTDDPTHTTSDYDSTHETNNSDSSDILQNDDEGDCAKDLMASRKSSDSTSFQPEAIAIHPLIHSEEKAIVAPEPLLMEDLDPLMGEINNWNFPIFDLVEKTGQKCGRILSQVSYRLFEDMGLLETYKIPLREFMNYFHALESGYRDIPYHNRIHATDVLHAVWYLSTQAIPGLHNAVSEQGSASDSDSDSGITHGHRGYVFSKMYNPSDDTYGCLSGNIPSLELMALYVAAAMHDYDHPGRTNAFLVATNATQAVLYNDRSVLENHHAAAAWNLFLSRPEYNFLVNLDHMEFKRFRFLVIEAILATDLKKHFDFLAEFNAKVNEEVGPGINWSNENDRLLVCQMCIKLADINGPAKCKDLHLKWTEGIVNEFYEQGDEESSLGLPISPFMDRSAPQLAKLQESFITHIVGPLCHSYDSAGLIPGKWLDESDESEDTDEQEDEDTTEEESSEPSESLASMSSQIFCCLKDALWGSNSGKEKKCKRKIYCQLTHHLMENHKMWKKVIDEEQREEGLKNEPSSLPKSSEQIQAIREEEEEKGKRENSDDE, encoded by the exons TCTTCGGGGACCAGTATCACTGTAGACATCGCTGTTATGGGGGAAGCTCACGGGCTCATCACAGATCTTCTAGCCGACCCCTCGTTACCCCCCCACGTGTGCACTTCTCTACGGGCCGTCAGTAACCTGCTCAGCACCCAACTCACCTTCCAGCCCATCCACAAGCCCAGGCTCAGCCCAGTCGTCTCCTTCAATGACAACTACACGTGTTCTGACTCCGAGGAAGGTTCTGAGAAAGGAGAGAAGATGACTATACCCAAG CGCTTACGGAGAAGTTTTCCGACCGGCTTATTGCGGAGAGTCTCGTCTACATGGACAACGACAACGTCTGCCACCGGAATGCCCACCCTGGAACCTGCCCCGGTGAGGAGGGACCGCAGTGGCAGCATCAAACCCCTAGACCCGTCATTATCAAG TAACCCCGACTCCTGGCACAACTCCCTGCTGCTGAAGAGTCGCCCCTACTCTCCGTCTCTTGTCATTTCTAACACAAACCATGTGAATCCAAAAAGGAGGCAGG GTATCCCTCCCAACATTTCCCCCCTCACGTCTCCGTGCCAGTCTCCCATCCAGGGCACCCCGGCCGCCAGCCCAACGGTGAAAACGGGGCCAGTGCAGTTCTCCGATTGTTCTGAGCTGAGCCGACCCAATCTGCACAAGGTTCTGATTTCATCCAAGAGTGCGCCGGACATTCCAGAACCGTTGCAGGGCCCCACCCTTGTGTGCACTAG CTGTGGGCGGTCCTACAGTCCTGTGAATCCCAGCGACGGAGCGTTGAATCCCAATGAGGTGCCACATTCCCAGAACAGAACAG ATGATCCAACTCACACAACTTCTGACTACGACAGCACCCACGAAACCAACAACAGCGACAGCAGCGACATCCTTCAGAACGACGACGAGGGAGATTGCGCCAAAGATCTTATGGCGTCCAGAAAGAGCTCCGATTCCACGTCGTTCCAACCGGAAGCCATCGCCATCCACCCACTGATACACTCGGAG GAAAAAGCCATTGTGGCTCCGGAACCTCTACTCATGGAAGATCTAGATCCGCTCATGGGAGAGATCAACAACTGGAACTTTCCCATCTTTGACTTAGTGGAGAAGACGGGGCAGAAATGTGGCCGAATTCTCAGTCAG GTGTCGTACCGACTTTTCGAGGATATGGGTCTGTTGGAAACATATAAGATCCCGTTGAGAGAATTCATGAACTATTTCCATGCGCTGGAGAGCGGATACCGGGATATTCCAT ATCACAACCGGATTCACGCTACAGACGTGTTACACGCGGTGTGGTACCTCAGTACTCAGGCCATCCCGGGGCTCCACAATGCAGTCAGTGAGCAGGGTTCAGCCAGTGACTCAG ACTCCGACAGTGGAATCACTCACGGCCACAGGGGCTACGTCTTCTCCAAGATGTACAATCCTTCTGATGATACATACGGGTGTCTGTCCGGGAACATTCCCTCTCTGGAGCTCATGGCCCTGTATGTGGCTGCGGCGATGCACGACTACGATCATCCGGGGAGAACCAACGCATTTCTAGTTGCCACTAACGCAACCCAG GCAGTCCTGTACAATGACCGCTCTGTTTTGGAGAACCATCACGCAGCTGCTGCCTGGAATCTTTTCCTCTCGAGGCCGGAGTACAATTTCTTAGTAAATCTGGACCACATGGAATTCAAGAGATTTCGCTTTCTAGTGATTGAAGCCATCTTGGCCACAGACCtgaaaaaacactttgatttcCTGGCAGAATTCAATGCAAAA GTGAATGAGGAGGTGGGTCCAGGGATTAACTGGTCCAATGAGAATGACCGTTTGCTGGTTTGTCAGATGTGCATTAAGTTAGCTGACATCAATGGGCCGGCCAAGTGCAAAGATCTGCATCTCAAGTGGACAGAAGGAATCGTCAATGAGTTTTATGAACAG GGCGACGAGGAATCCAGCCTTGGGCTTCCCATAAGCCCCTTCATGGACCGCTCAGCCCCCCAACTTGCCAAACTACAGGAATCTTTCATAACTCACATAGTGGGACCCCTGTGCCATTCCTATGACTCGGCCGGACTGATTCCCGGGAAATGGCTGGACGAGAGCGACGAGTCTGAGGACACGGATGAACAGGAAGATGAAGACACCACCGAGGAAGAGTCGTCTGAACCCTCAGAGTCTTTAGCAAGTATGTCATCTCAGATCTTCTGTTGTTTGAAAGATGCCTTATGGGGGAGTAATTCAGGGAAGG AAAAGAAGTGCAAGCGGAAAATTTACTGCCAACTCACTCACCATTTGATGGAAAACCATAAAATGTGGAAAAAAGTCATCGACGAAGAGCAACGGGAGGAAGGACTGAAGAACGAGCCGTCCAGTTTGCCCAAAAGTTCCGAACAAATCCAGGCCATcagggaggaggaagaggagaaggGGAAAAGGGAGAATTCGGACGATGAATGA
- the pde3a.L gene encoding cGMP-inhibited 3',5'-cyclic phosphodiesterase A isoform X6, whose protein sequence is MAAPSLLYQIHRGAPCINISSYIWDLGLEYFPMDLLMGHSEWEHKRGSRGSQSSGTSITVDIAVMGEAHGLITDLLADPSLPPHVCTSLRAVSNLLSTQLTFQPIHKPRLSPVVSFNDNYTCSDSEEGSEKGEKMTIPKRLRRSFPTGLLRRVSSTWTTTTSATGMPTLEPAPVRRDRSGSIKPLDPSLSSNPDSWHNSLLLKSRPYSPSLVISNTNHVNPKRRQGIPPNISPLTSPCQSPIQGTPAASPTVKTGPVQFSDCSELSRPNLHKVLISSKSAPDIPEPLQGPTLVCTSCGRSYSPVNPSDGALNPNEVPHSQNRTDDPTHTTSDYDSTHETNNSDSSDILQNDDEGDCAKDLMASRKSSDSTSFQPEAIAIHPLIHSEEKAIVAPEPLLMEDLDPLMGEINNWNFPIFDLVEKTGQKCGRILSQVSYRLFEDMGLLETYKIPLREFMNYFHALESGYRDIPYHNRIHATDVLHAVWYLSTQAIPGLHNAVSEQGSASDSDSDSGITHGHRGYVFSKMYNPSDDTYGCLSGNIPSLELMALYVAAAMHDYDHPGRTNAFLVATNATQAVLYNDRSVLENHHAAAAWNLFLSRPEYNFLVNLDHMEFKRFRFLVIEAILATDLKKHFDFLAEFNAKVNEEVGPGINWSNENDRLLVCQMCIKLADINGPAKCKDLHLKWTEGIVNEFYEQGDEESSLGLPISPFMDRSAPQLAKLQESFITHIVGPLCHSYDSAGLIPGKWLDESDESEDTDEQEDEDTTEEESSEPSESLAKKKCKRKIYCQLTHHLMENHKMWKKVIDEEQREEGLKNEPSSLPKSSEQIQAIREEEEEKGKRENSDDE, encoded by the exons TCTTCGGGGACCAGTATCACTGTAGACATCGCTGTTATGGGGGAAGCTCACGGGCTCATCACAGATCTTCTAGCCGACCCCTCGTTACCCCCCCACGTGTGCACTTCTCTACGGGCCGTCAGTAACCTGCTCAGCACCCAACTCACCTTCCAGCCCATCCACAAGCCCAGGCTCAGCCCAGTCGTCTCCTTCAATGACAACTACACGTGTTCTGACTCCGAGGAAGGTTCTGAGAAAGGAGAGAAGATGACTATACCCAAG CGCTTACGGAGAAGTTTTCCGACCGGCTTATTGCGGAGAGTCTCGTCTACATGGACAACGACAACGTCTGCCACCGGAATGCCCACCCTGGAACCTGCCCCGGTGAGGAGGGACCGCAGTGGCAGCATCAAACCCCTAGACCCGTCATTATCAAG TAACCCCGACTCCTGGCACAACTCCCTGCTGCTGAAGAGTCGCCCCTACTCTCCGTCTCTTGTCATTTCTAACACAAACCATGTGAATCCAAAAAGGAGGCAGG GTATCCCTCCCAACATTTCCCCCCTCACGTCTCCGTGCCAGTCTCCCATCCAGGGCACCCCGGCCGCCAGCCCAACGGTGAAAACGGGGCCAGTGCAGTTCTCCGATTGTTCTGAGCTGAGCCGACCCAATCTGCACAAGGTTCTGATTTCATCCAAGAGTGCGCCGGACATTCCAGAACCGTTGCAGGGCCCCACCCTTGTGTGCACTAG CTGTGGGCGGTCCTACAGTCCTGTGAATCCCAGCGACGGAGCGTTGAATCCCAATGAGGTGCCACATTCCCAGAACAGAACAG ATGATCCAACTCACACAACTTCTGACTACGACAGCACCCACGAAACCAACAACAGCGACAGCAGCGACATCCTTCAGAACGACGACGAGGGAGATTGCGCCAAAGATCTTATGGCGTCCAGAAAGAGCTCCGATTCCACGTCGTTCCAACCGGAAGCCATCGCCATCCACCCACTGATACACTCGGAG GAAAAAGCCATTGTGGCTCCGGAACCTCTACTCATGGAAGATCTAGATCCGCTCATGGGAGAGATCAACAACTGGAACTTTCCCATCTTTGACTTAGTGGAGAAGACGGGGCAGAAATGTGGCCGAATTCTCAGTCAG GTGTCGTACCGACTTTTCGAGGATATGGGTCTGTTGGAAACATATAAGATCCCGTTGAGAGAATTCATGAACTATTTCCATGCGCTGGAGAGCGGATACCGGGATATTCCAT ATCACAACCGGATTCACGCTACAGACGTGTTACACGCGGTGTGGTACCTCAGTACTCAGGCCATCCCGGGGCTCCACAATGCAGTCAGTGAGCAGGGTTCAGCCAGTGACTCAG ACTCCGACAGTGGAATCACTCACGGCCACAGGGGCTACGTCTTCTCCAAGATGTACAATCCTTCTGATGATACATACGGGTGTCTGTCCGGGAACATTCCCTCTCTGGAGCTCATGGCCCTGTATGTGGCTGCGGCGATGCACGACTACGATCATCCGGGGAGAACCAACGCATTTCTAGTTGCCACTAACGCAACCCAG GCAGTCCTGTACAATGACCGCTCTGTTTTGGAGAACCATCACGCAGCTGCTGCCTGGAATCTTTTCCTCTCGAGGCCGGAGTACAATTTCTTAGTAAATCTGGACCACATGGAATTCAAGAGATTTCGCTTTCTAGTGATTGAAGCCATCTTGGCCACAGACCtgaaaaaacactttgatttcCTGGCAGAATTCAATGCAAAA GTGAATGAGGAGGTGGGTCCAGGGATTAACTGGTCCAATGAGAATGACCGTTTGCTGGTTTGTCAGATGTGCATTAAGTTAGCTGACATCAATGGGCCGGCCAAGTGCAAAGATCTGCATCTCAAGTGGACAGAAGGAATCGTCAATGAGTTTTATGAACAG GGCGACGAGGAATCCAGCCTTGGGCTTCCCATAAGCCCCTTCATGGACCGCTCAGCCCCCCAACTTGCCAAACTACAGGAATCTTTCATAACTCACATAGTGGGACCCCTGTGCCATTCCTATGACTCGGCCGGACTGATTCCCGGGAAATGGCTGGACGAGAGCGACGAGTCTGAGGACACGGATGAACAGGAAGATGAAGACACCACCGAGGAAGAGTCGTCTGAACCCTCAGAGTCTTTAGCAA AAAAGAAGTGCAAGCGGAAAATTTACTGCCAACTCACTCACCATTTGATGGAAAACCATAAAATGTGGAAAAAAGTCATCGACGAAGAGCAACGGGAGGAAGGACTGAAGAACGAGCCGTCCAGTTTGCCCAAAAGTTCCGAACAAATCCAGGCCATcagggaggaggaagaggagaaggGGAAAAGGGAGAATTCGGACGATGAATGA